The following proteins are co-located in the Dyadobacter chenwenxiniae genome:
- a CDS encoding helix-turn-helix domain-containing protein, with the protein MNTSPEMTKHIHHGRNIRRFREMLGIKQEGLAFQLGEEWSQKRVSLLEQKEIVEQDILDQVAKILKVPADAIRNFSEEAAINIIASTLNDNAGSINNNCTINFNPIEKWVEALDENKKLYERLLKSEQEKVFLLQQILESKT; encoded by the coding sequence ATGAACACTTCGCCAGAAATGACTAAACACATTCACCACGGCCGGAACATCCGCCGTTTTAGGGAAATGCTGGGTATTAAGCAGGAAGGATTGGCCTTTCAGCTTGGCGAGGAATGGTCGCAAAAAAGGGTCTCGCTACTGGAACAGAAGGAAATCGTCGAACAGGATATCCTAGATCAGGTTGCCAAAATACTCAAAGTCCCGGCAGACGCAATTAGGAATTTTAGCGAAGAAGCTGCAATAAACATTATCGCCAGCACCTTGAATGACAATGCAGGATCGATAAATAACAACTGCACCATCAACTTTAATCCTATCGAAAAGTGGGTCGAAGCTCTGGATGAAAACAAAAAGTTGTATGAGCGTTTATTGAAATCTGAGCAGGAAAAGGTATTCTTGCTACAGCAAATTCTTGAAAGCAAGACTTAA
- a CDS encoding helix-turn-helix domain-containing protein, whose protein sequence is MERMRGTDEAKAGLSLDQLVTLADLKNVRDELLAAIARTRGSSPDTVKKWLKSSEVRKLLNISPGKLLALKANRQLAFVRLGGVIYYDRDDIEAMIQKAKVPTLIGKA, encoded by the coding sequence ATGGAAAGGATGAGGGGAACGGATGAGGCCAAAGCCGGCCTGTCGCTAGATCAGTTGGTTACGCTTGCAGACTTGAAAAATGTTCGGGACGAGCTTTTGGCAGCAATTGCGAGGACGAGGGGATCTTCGCCAGACACCGTGAAGAAATGGCTAAAATCGTCTGAGGTTAGAAAGCTCCTAAACATTTCACCGGGCAAGTTGTTAGCCCTCAAAGCTAATCGCCAGCTCGCATTTGTGAGACTGGGTGGAGTAATCTACTACGACAGGGACGACATTGAGGCGATGATCCAAAAAGCTAAAGTACCAACCTTGATCGGCAAGGCATGA
- a CDS encoding GTP pyrophosphokinase, whose translation MNVAEYLAAHERNTNSYKDFVDEVIFTIKEECEAKGLKIADIKGRVKTRQSLADKIERHRIENPEQHVFDYAGVRIVCLFEEEKRVFSNLLNELFDVSWQSDKKESLGVAHMGYQSIHTCVAFGDSYSGTRYRKFKGYVCEVQVTTVLLEAWALINHTIVYKNENSVPISLQRELNNVSSLLEVAQNIFDEAFKKRTAYLVKLGTLSNNSLLIQLIDYDSLTVYSENKYPELKISEFWQNSLIVDLNKNKYKNLSDIDNVVNKAKEFIEYYMDKRPDLFQFSTDILTKSLGYIDFEFRSRHDFAESTLRAFEHFENHRIGKRI comes from the coding sequence ATGAATGTTGCAGAATATCTAGCGGCACATGAGCGAAATACAAATTCATATAAGGACTTTGTGGATGAGGTAATTTTCACAATCAAGGAGGAATGTGAAGCAAAAGGCCTCAAAATAGCAGATATAAAAGGCAGAGTTAAGACAAGACAAAGCCTCGCCGATAAGATAGAACGGCACCGTATCGAAAACCCCGAACAGCATGTTTTTGACTATGCTGGGGTCAGAATTGTGTGCCTTTTTGAAGAAGAAAAAAGAGTGTTTTCAAATTTACTTAACGAACTTTTCGATGTCAGCTGGCAAAGTGATAAAAAAGAAAGCTTAGGAGTAGCCCACATGGGCTATCAAAGTATTCATACCTGTGTGGCATTTGGAGATAGCTATTCGGGGACGAGATATCGTAAATTCAAAGGTTATGTTTGTGAAGTTCAAGTAACGACTGTTTTGTTAGAAGCCTGGGCCCTTATCAATCATACTATCGTGTACAAAAATGAAAATTCGGTTCCGATTTCCCTACAGAGAGAATTAAACAATGTTTCATCTCTGTTGGAGGTTGCTCAGAATATATTTGATGAAGCATTTAAGAAAAGAACCGCGTATTTGGTCAAACTGGGAACTCTGTCTAACAATAGTCTACTAATTCAACTAATAGACTATGATTCACTCACCGTCTATTCGGAAAATAAATACCCAGAATTAAAAATATCTGAATTCTGGCAAAATAGCCTGATAGTTGATTTAAATAAAAATAAATACAAGAATTTGAGTGATATAGACAATGTCGTGAATAAAGCCAAGGAGTTCATCGAATACTATATGGATAAACGTCCAGATCTATTCCAATTCAGTACCGACATTTTAACAAAATCCTTGGGCTATATAGATTTCGAATTTAGAAGCCGACACGATTTCGCGGAATCTACATTAAGAGCATTTGAACACTTCGAGAATCACCGTATAGGAAAAAGAATATAA
- a CDS encoding FRG domain-containing protein, translating to MTYLTSQSWLEFIQNIEQAKLDLGNPANLWYRGQGHSEHYLLPSLLRYENGLEKEEFLFNRFKRFADKIFLSKESEWETLFDMQHYGIPTRLLDWTESFGIALFFAAFNKKTSSSSGSAAIYLLDPIALNRRIGHNKIIQIPREEHSFPYSSAYWNQNHRVITAPAAIEPIFRNDRISAQVGMFTVHHNNIEPIEAKFPEAIKKIVLEEDALPGAQEFLKLANINEYSIYPDLAGIANFLKNSAGLTFRNS from the coding sequence ATGACTTATCTTACTTCTCAATCTTGGCTGGAATTTATTCAAAACATCGAGCAGGCGAAATTAGACCTAGGCAACCCAGCAAATTTATGGTATCGAGGCCAAGGTCATTCGGAGCACTATCTTTTACCCAGTTTACTCAGATATGAAAATGGCCTTGAAAAAGAAGAATTTCTTTTCAACCGATTCAAGAGATTTGCCGATAAAATATTTCTAAGTAAGGAGAGTGAATGGGAAACGTTGTTTGACATGCAACATTACGGAATACCGACCAGGCTGCTCGACTGGACCGAATCATTCGGAATAGCTTTATTTTTTGCTGCCTTTAACAAGAAAACTTCCTCATCCAGCGGAAGCGCTGCAATCTACTTACTTGATCCGATTGCCCTAAACCGACGGATTGGGCACAATAAAATTATCCAAATCCCTAGAGAGGAGCATTCGTTTCCATATTCAAGCGCCTATTGGAATCAAAATCACCGAGTCATAACAGCACCCGCTGCAATAGAACCTATTTTCAGAAATGATAGAATATCAGCCCAAGTTGGAATGTTTACGGTCCATCATAATAATATTGAGCCGATAGAGGCCAAGTTCCCGGAAGCTATAAAAAAGATCGTCCTAGAAGAAGACGCTTTGCCAGGTGCCCAAGAGTTTTTAAAACTTGCAAATATTAATGAGTACTCTATCTATCCAGACTTAGCCGGAATCGCAAACTTCCTGAAAAACTCAGCAGGTCTTACTTTCAGGAATAGCTAG